GGCCCGCACGGCGGGGATGCTGGCATTGTTCACCCTGTTTTCCCGCCTGCTGGGGCTGGTGCGCGACATGGGCATGGCCTGGCTGGTGGGCTGCGGGCCGGTGGCCGATGCCCTGGTGGCGGCCCTGCGCCTGCCGCATCTGCTGCGCCGCCTGCTGGGCGAAGGCTCCCTGTCCATGACGCTCACGGCCTGGCTGGTGCGGCACGATGTCGCGCATGGCCGGGAGGAGCTGCTGCCCGCTCTGGTCTCCGGCCTGCTCCGGCGTCTCGTGCTGGCGCTGGGCGGCCTTGTCCTGCTGGGCATGCTGGCGGCGCCGCAGCTGCTGGCCTTTCTGGCCCCCGCCCTTTCCCCCGAGGCCCTGGCGGAGGGCAGCAGGCTGTTCCGGCTCTGCCTGCCCTATGTGCTGCTGGCTGGGCTGGCGGCCCTGGGCATGGCGGTGCTGCATTGCCGCGAAGTCTTCTGGCTGCCCGCGCTTTCGCCCGTCATCTTCAATGTGGTGGTCATCGGCGCCATGCTGGCGGGCTGGTGGGCGGGCGGGACGGAGGCAGTGCCGGCGGCCCTGGCCGCGGGCATGAGCGCCGGGGGCCTGGCCCAGTGGCTGGCCCAGTGGGGCTATGCCCGCCATGTCTTTCCCGCGGCCAAGGCGAAGCGCCCGGCCGCTGTGCCCTCCGGCCGCGAGCTGTGGGGCTGTCTGGGGCGCCTGCCCCTGGGCCTGCTGGGGGCGGCCGCACCGCAGCTGGTGATGCTGGCGGCCATGGGCCTGGCTGCGGGCAGCCAGATAGCGGGCCTGTACTATGCCGAACGCCTGCTGGAACTGCCGCTGGGCCTCATCGGGGCCTGCCTGGGCATGGCCAGCCTGCCGCGTTTGAGCCGCCTGGCCGGAGAAAAGGATTTTGCCGCCTTCCGGCAGGACATGGCCCTGGCCCTGCGCTGGGCCACGCTTTTGTCCCTGCCCGCGGCGGCGGGTCTGTGGGCCGTGGGCCCCTGCCTTGTGGACGTACTGCTGCATCACGGGGAATTCGACGCCACGGGGGTGCGGCAGGTGACGCTGGCCCTCTGGGCGTACCTGCCCTGCCTGCCCGCCTGCGCGGTGAGCCGTTGCCTGCTGGCGGGCTGCAATGCCCTGGGTGACGTGCGCCTGACGGCCTTGTCCTCGCTGCTGGCCGTCGTTTTTACGCTTGCAGGCGGGGCGTGGCTGT
This is a stretch of genomic DNA from Desulfovibrio piger. It encodes these proteins:
- the murJ gene encoding murein biosynthesis integral membrane protein MurJ, which gives rise to MSLSHGDAPRPSGGGRMARTAGMLALFTLFSRLLGLVRDMGMAWLVGCGPVADALVAALRLPHLLRRLLGEGSLSMTLTAWLVRHDVAHGREELLPALVSGLLRRLVLALGGLVLLGMLAAPQLLAFLAPALSPEALAEGSRLFRLCLPYVLLAGLAALGMAVLHCREVFWLPALSPVIFNVVVIGAMLAGWWAGGTEAVPAALAAGMSAGGLAQWLAQWGYARHVFPAAKAKRPAAVPSGRELWGCLGRLPLGLLGAAAPQLVMLAAMGLAAGSQIAGLYYAERLLELPLGLIGACLGMASLPRLSRLAGEKDFAAFRQDMALALRWATLLSLPAAAGLWAVGPCLVDVLLHHGEFDATGVRQVTLALWAYLPCLPACAVSRCLLAGCNALGDVRLTALSSLLAVVFTLAGGAWLLHSMARDIYFCLPAAAASAALWGQTLWLWRGLRRRVRPVLPAWALLDGMACLRHVLAAGGAAAGALAVLRLCGMACPLREPLSVVPVVLPGLPAAGALALSIGAGCCAWGGVLILLGDADMRMLAHKLRTKSQGDSRS